The proteins below come from a single Acidovorax sp. NCPPB 4044 genomic window:
- a CDS encoding NAD-dependent protein deacetylase, with the protein MDTPAMQAMLAFFHRCPRLFILTGAGCSTASGIPDYRGEDGGWKRPPPVTYQAFMGDEDVRKRYWARSMIGWRVMGQAAPGPAHHALSALESLGRVEMLLTQNVDGLHGAAGQKRVIDLHGRIDTVRCMACDERMPRADLQDWLVGRNPGWASLDAAAAPDGDADLEGHAFSAFQVPVCPSCGGGPLKPDVVFFGESVPRARVAAAQEALGVSDGMLVAGSSLMVYSGFRFVQAAVDAGLPVVAINRGVTRADPLLHAKLQDDVGIALSAIVQALSA; encoded by the coding sequence ATGGATACTCCCGCCATGCAGGCAATGCTTGCCTTTTTTCACCGGTGCCCGAGGCTGTTCATATTGACGGGGGCGGGATGCAGCACGGCGTCCGGCATTCCTGATTACCGCGGCGAGGACGGAGGCTGGAAGCGTCCGCCGCCGGTGACCTACCAGGCATTCATGGGTGACGAGGACGTGCGCAAACGCTACTGGGCCCGGAGCATGATCGGTTGGCGCGTGATGGGCCAGGCAGCGCCTGGGCCCGCCCACCACGCCCTGTCTGCGCTTGAGTCGCTGGGCCGGGTGGAGATGCTCCTGACGCAGAACGTGGATGGACTGCATGGTGCGGCAGGCCAGAAGCGTGTCATCGATCTGCATGGCCGCATCGACACGGTGCGCTGCATGGCTTGCGACGAGCGCATGCCACGTGCAGACCTTCAGGACTGGCTGGTCGGCCGCAACCCCGGCTGGGCCTCGCTGGATGCAGCAGCTGCGCCCGACGGAGATGCCGATCTGGAAGGGCACGCATTCTCTGCTTTCCAGGTGCCCGTGTGTCCCAGTTGCGGTGGCGGGCCACTCAAGCCGGACGTGGTTTTCTTTGGGGAAAGCGTGCCCCGCGCGCGTGTTGCCGCTGCGCAAGAGGCCCTCGGAGTGTCGGACGGAATGCTCGTGGCCGGTTCATCGTTAATGGTCTATTCCGGGTTCCGCTTCGTGCAAGCGGCGGTAGACGCCGGTTTGCCGGTCGTCGCCATCAATCGTGGCGTGACGCGGGCCGATCCGTTGCTGCATGCCAAGCTCCAGGACGATGTAGGGATAGCATTGAGCGCCATCGTCCAGGCGTTGAGTGCATAG
- the sbcB gene encoding exodeoxyribonuclease I: MHTFFWHDYETFGADTRRDRPAQFAGIRTDADLNEIGDPVMIYCRPMPDYLPDPESCLLTGITPQICLEQGLPEHEFAARIEAELARPGTIGVGYNTIRFDDEITRFMFWRNLIDPYAREWQNDCGRWDLLDVVRLTYALRPEGIEWPRKDDGSPSLKLEHMSRANGLAHETAHDALSDVRATIALARLIREKQPRLFDFALGLRKKDRVAAELRLPATPDTARPFLHVSGMFSAERGCLGILWPLASHPTNKNELIAWDLAYDPAELARMNAGEIRQRLFTRTADLPEGVARLPIKNVHLNKSPMVVGNVNTLTPAVAQRWGIDVERAAVHAEAARSLPDMSAIWAEVFARAKQESVDVDQDLYGAFVGNEDRRRLQRLRAMSPQELALARPGFDDERLEELVWRYRARSFPETMTEADQERWEMLRVQRLVEGEGGGLTFDSLFARLDQLGATADERGEAILGALYDYAESIAPAF; the protein is encoded by the coding sequence ATGCACACGTTTTTCTGGCACGACTACGAGACTTTCGGCGCAGATACCCGGCGCGACAGGCCTGCCCAGTTCGCAGGTATTCGCACCGATGCCGATCTGAACGAAATCGGCGATCCCGTGATGATCTATTGCCGTCCCATGCCGGACTACCTGCCGGATCCCGAGTCCTGCCTGCTCACGGGCATCACGCCGCAGATCTGTCTGGAGCAGGGTCTGCCTGAGCATGAATTCGCGGCGCGCATCGAAGCGGAACTGGCCCGGCCCGGCACCATCGGCGTGGGTTACAACACCATCCGCTTCGATGACGAAATCACCAGGTTCATGTTCTGGCGAAACCTCATCGACCCCTATGCACGTGAATGGCAGAACGACTGTGGACGCTGGGATCTGCTGGATGTCGTCCGTCTGACCTATGCCTTGAGGCCGGAGGGAATCGAGTGGCCTCGCAAGGACGATGGGTCTCCCAGCCTGAAGCTCGAACATATGTCGCGGGCCAACGGTTTGGCGCACGAGACCGCGCACGATGCGCTGTCGGATGTTCGGGCCACGATCGCACTGGCTCGGCTGATCCGTGAAAAACAGCCCCGGCTGTTCGACTTCGCGTTGGGACTGCGCAAGAAAGACCGCGTTGCTGCAGAACTGAGGCTGCCTGCGACGCCGGATACTGCGCGACCCTTCCTGCACGTGTCGGGCATGTTTTCTGCAGAGCGGGGCTGTCTGGGCATCCTGTGGCCGCTGGCCAGTCATCCGACCAACAAGAACGAATTGATCGCCTGGGACCTGGCCTACGACCCCGCAGAGCTGGCGCGTATGAATGCGGGCGAAATCCGCCAGCGCCTCTTCACGCGGACTGCCGATCTGCCGGAGGGCGTTGCCCGGCTGCCGATCAAGAACGTGCATCTCAACAAATCCCCCATGGTGGTGGGCAACGTCAATACGCTGACGCCCGCAGTGGCCCAGAGATGGGGTATCGACGTGGAGCGGGCGGCAGTCCATGCGGAGGCCGCGCGCTCGCTGCCGGACATGAGTGCCATCTGGGCCGAGGTCTTTGCGAGGGCTAAGCAGGAATCCGTGGATGTCGACCAGGATTTGTACGGGGCGTTTGTCGGAAACGAAGACCGGCGGCGCCTGCAACGCCTGCGCGCCATGTCTCCGCAAGAGTTGGCGCTCGCCCGGCCAGGTTTTGACGATGAGCGGCTCGAAGAACTGGTATGGCGATACCGTGCACGAAGCTTTCCTGAAACCATGACGGAAGCGGACCAGGAGCGATGGGAAATGCTGCGTGTCCAGCGGCTGGTCGAAGGCGAAGGTGGCGGGCTCACGTTCGACTCTCTTTTTGCCCGGCTGGACCAGCTCGGCGCGACGGCCGATGAGCGTGGCGAGGCCATTCTGGGGGCTCTGTATGACTATGCAGAAAGCATCGCCCCTGCTTTCTGA
- a CDS encoding sigma-54-dependent Fis family transcriptional regulator, producing the protein MQTAPPTGTEPPYAPFQPAPSAGVIADAHERSRSFGLCRHEAADLQPIPADALAWAVARNEVLCAHALPVMETLSAQIAGTQSMVLLTDAQGVVLHTLGDEEFLGRAQRVALRPGGSWSERSKGTNAIGTALTLGNAVQVNGDEHFLKANQFLTCSCAPICDPLGQVIGALDVSGDQHQQSAHTLALVRMSARMVENHLFGKVYEDAVRLRFHARSEFLGTLMEGLAAFTPEGRFLAANRSGQFQLGLSSNALQAQTFPSLFGMPMSALLAQMRSAPLQPLRLGLPGGVVVNAVAEFRPRRCTVAGWMSDAPEEAVEAGNTVPSVERPSAAALRKRAHTQGARPKLSSLRYLDTGDVQLAQAIDRVSRLLGSDVPTLVLGETGTGKELLARAIHQDGPRSAGPFVAVNCAAIPETLIEAELFGYEEGAFTGARRKGSVGKIAQAHGGTLFLDEIGDMPLSMQARLLRVLQERTVAPLGSARQVPVDVHVVCATHRNLRDMMARGCFRDDLYYRLNGLVVRLPALRERTDLTVIVTRLLQALHSGPEGRHGVQEEDPLRERGSMPVRISARAMEVFVAHRWPGNLRQLSNVLRTAALMARGADEIGIEHLPDDLFDDDGLPQHADTTAPGFAPAFHPLPARATPRSAGSEVSSPSGTGADTVLPWGEVEEAALRHAMAVHRGNVSAAARALGVSRNTVYRRLKGLEWGSANGSANTSGS; encoded by the coding sequence ATGCAGACTGCCCCTCCGACCGGAACAGAGCCGCCCTATGCGCCTTTTCAACCGGCCCCATCGGCTGGCGTGATCGCCGACGCGCACGAGCGGTCACGCTCCTTCGGCCTGTGCCGTCATGAAGCCGCCGACCTGCAGCCCATTCCCGCCGACGCATTGGCATGGGCCGTGGCGCGCAATGAGGTGCTGTGTGCCCATGCATTGCCCGTCATGGAAACGCTGTCGGCCCAGATCGCCGGAACGCAAAGCATGGTGCTGCTGACGGATGCGCAGGGCGTGGTGCTGCATACGCTGGGAGACGAGGAGTTTCTGGGCCGTGCGCAGCGTGTCGCCCTGCGCCCTGGAGGGTCTTGGTCCGAGCGCAGCAAGGGCACCAATGCGATCGGAACGGCGCTGACCCTGGGCAATGCCGTGCAGGTCAACGGCGATGAGCATTTCCTCAAGGCAAACCAGTTCCTGACATGCTCGTGTGCCCCCATTTGCGATCCCCTGGGCCAGGTGATTGGCGCGCTCGACGTGAGCGGAGATCAGCACCAGCAAAGTGCGCATACGCTGGCGCTGGTGCGGATGTCTGCCCGCATGGTCGAGAACCACCTGTTTGGCAAAGTCTATGAGGATGCCGTGCGCTTGCGCTTCCACGCGCGCAGCGAATTTCTCGGAACGTTGATGGAGGGGCTTGCGGCTTTCACGCCGGAAGGGCGTTTCCTCGCTGCCAACCGAAGCGGGCAATTCCAGCTCGGTTTGTCTTCGAATGCATTGCAGGCGCAAACTTTTCCGTCGCTGTTCGGCATGCCCATGAGTGCCCTGCTGGCGCAGATGCGCAGCGCGCCGCTTCAGCCTTTGCGGCTGGGGTTGCCCGGGGGCGTGGTTGTCAATGCCGTGGCGGAGTTTCGCCCCCGGCGGTGCACGGTGGCGGGCTGGATGTCGGATGCACCGGAGGAGGCGGTTGAAGCCGGTAATACAGTTCCCAGCGTGGAAAGGCCTTCCGCGGCCGCTCTCCGGAAACGGGCGCACACGCAGGGCGCCAGGCCAAAGTTGTCCAGCCTGCGGTACCTGGATACCGGCGATGTGCAGTTGGCGCAAGCCATTGATCGTGTGTCGAGGCTATTGGGCAGCGATGTCCCTACGCTGGTTCTTGGGGAAACCGGGACCGGCAAGGAGTTGCTGGCCAGGGCCATTCACCAGGACGGTCCTCGGTCCGCAGGGCCTTTCGTGGCCGTCAATTGCGCCGCGATTCCCGAGACGCTGATCGAGGCGGAACTCTTCGGCTACGAAGAGGGGGCCTTCACAGGGGCCCGGCGCAAGGGCAGCGTGGGCAAGATCGCTCAGGCCCATGGCGGCACGCTGTTCCTCGATGAAATCGGGGACATGCCTTTGTCCATGCAGGCCCGGCTGCTGCGGGTACTGCAGGAGCGTACGGTTGCCCCGCTGGGCTCTGCGCGGCAGGTGCCGGTGGATGTGCATGTGGTGTGTGCAACGCATCGCAACCTGCGCGACATGATGGCGCGGGGATGTTTTCGGGATGATCTCTATTACCGCCTCAACGGCCTGGTCGTGCGGCTCCCCGCATTGCGCGAGCGCACCGACCTTACGGTGATCGTGACGCGTCTTCTGCAGGCGCTGCACAGCGGTCCCGAGGGGCGCCACGGAGTGCAGGAAGAGGACCCACTGCGGGAGCGGGGCAGCATGCCCGTGAGGATATCGGCGCGCGCGATGGAGGTTTTCGTGGCGCATCGGTGGCCAGGCAATCTGCGGCAGCTGTCCAATGTGCTGCGCACTGCGGCGCTGATGGCACGGGGTGCGGATGAGATCGGTATCGAGCACCTTCCCGATGATCTGTTCGATGACGACGGGCTGCCCCAGCATGCGGACACCACCGCGCCGGGATTTGCGCCTGCGTTCCATCCGCTGCCGGCTCGGGCGACTCCTCGGAGCGCAGGGTCTGAGGTGTCCTCTCCGTCCGGTACCGGCGCAGACACTGTCCTGCCTTGGGGAGAGGTCGAAGAAGCTGCATTGCGCCATGCGATGGCCGTCCACCGCGGCAATGTGTCCGCCGCAGCGCGTGCATTGGGTGTGTCGCGCAACACGGTCTATCGGCGGCTCAAGGGGCTGGAATGGGGTTCTGCGAACGGATCGGCGAACACCTCCGGCAGCTGA
- a CDS encoding DUF779 domain-containing protein translates to MTPSSTGLPAATRVSATPAAAALIEQLHARHGPLMFHQSGGCCDGSAPMCFARGDFMLGDSDVLLGEIAGEPFYMSQSQFAYWEHTHLIIDAVPGNGGMFSLERPTGLRFLTRSRLYSESEWAAVEALGAPPRGAG, encoded by the coding sequence ATGACGCCATCATCCACCGGCCTGCCTGCCGCCACCCGCGTTTCCGCCACACCCGCCGCGGCCGCCCTCATCGAACAGCTGCATGCCCGGCACGGACCGCTCATGTTCCACCAGTCCGGGGGCTGCTGCGACGGCAGTGCACCGATGTGCTTTGCCCGGGGAGATTTCATGCTGGGCGATTCGGACGTGCTGCTGGGTGAGATCGCGGGCGAGCCGTTCTACATGAGCCAGTCTCAATTCGCCTACTGGGAACATACGCACCTGATCATCGACGCAGTGCCAGGCAACGGGGGCATGTTCTCTCTCGAACGGCCCACCGGTCTGCGCTTCCTTACCCGCTCCCGGCTTTACAGCGAATCGGAATGGGCTGCCGTGGAAGCCCTGGGGGCTCCTCCGCGGGGAGCCGGTTGA
- a CDS encoding lytic murein transglycosylase codes for MLLKHWRFTSSAAVLCVSLAGCASAPRPEPPAQTLAKVQPPGAIERPAEPPAPPTPTPTPTITPSAPVDQERAGFARWIETFRQEALQAGISPPTVASALDGAQLLPQVIELDRSQPEFTRPPWAYLDTAVSAVRIQQGRAKLAEHRSALESAASRYGVPAEIITAIWGMESNYGAHFGSFRTVDSLATLAYEGRRSDWARSELMAALRIIDQGDIAADRMVGSWAGAMGHTQFLPSVFLAYAVDADGDGHRDIWGSIPDVIASTANFLSRMGWRTGRPWGVEVRLPSGFDYERAELAVRHPSTQWAADGVQSIDGQPLPELDAASILVPAGSRGPVFLVGPNFRAILRYNNSTNYALGVGLLARQIGGGPGVSAPWPRDLQPLTRAQTKDLQDALNTKGFAVGTADGVMGPATRMGLRRYQQSVGLVADGYPTLDLLQRVLAP; via the coding sequence GTGCTGCTCAAACACTGGCGCTTCACCTCTTCGGCTGCAGTCCTCTGCGTAAGCTTGGCGGGGTGCGCCTCTGCACCCCGGCCTGAACCTCCGGCACAGACGCTGGCCAAGGTCCAGCCACCAGGCGCGATCGAAAGGCCTGCAGAGCCCCCTGCCCCCCCCACGCCTACGCCTACGCCTACGATCACACCGTCTGCGCCGGTCGATCAGGAGCGGGCCGGCTTCGCCCGCTGGATCGAGACCTTCCGCCAGGAAGCGCTGCAGGCCGGCATCAGCCCCCCGACGGTCGCGTCGGCGCTGGACGGCGCACAACTACTGCCGCAGGTCATCGAATTGGACAGGTCTCAGCCAGAATTCACGCGTCCCCCCTGGGCGTACCTTGACACGGCCGTGTCTGCCGTGCGCATCCAGCAGGGACGCGCCAAACTCGCGGAGCATCGGTCAGCGTTGGAATCTGCCGCTTCCCGCTATGGTGTGCCGGCGGAAATCATCACGGCCATCTGGGGCATGGAGAGCAATTACGGCGCGCACTTCGGCAGCTTCCGGACCGTGGATTCGCTCGCTACGCTGGCGTACGAGGGCCGCCGTAGCGATTGGGCTCGCAGCGAACTGATGGCGGCACTGCGCATCATCGACCAGGGGGATATCGCCGCTGACCGCATGGTGGGCTCCTGGGCAGGAGCCATGGGCCATACCCAGTTCTTACCGTCGGTCTTTCTCGCTTACGCAGTGGACGCCGATGGCGATGGGCATCGCGACATTTGGGGCAGCATTCCCGATGTCATCGCCTCCACAGCAAACTTCCTGTCCCGGATGGGCTGGCGGACCGGCCGGCCATGGGGAGTCGAGGTTCGCCTCCCATCGGGTTTCGACTATGAACGGGCGGAACTTGCCGTGCGCCACCCGTCCACCCAATGGGCAGCCGATGGTGTTCAGTCCATCGACGGCCAACCGTTGCCGGAACTGGATGCAGCATCGATTCTCGTGCCGGCTGGCTCCCGCGGTCCTGTCTTCCTCGTGGGACCCAATTTCCGTGCAATCCTCCGGTACAACAATTCCACCAACTACGCTCTCGGCGTAGGCCTGCTTGCGCGCCAGATCGGCGGCGGGCCGGGTGTCTCTGCCCCTTGGCCACGCGATTTGCAACCGCTGACGCGCGCACAGACAAAGGATCTGCAAGACGCACTCAACACCAAGGGATTTGCCGTCGGTACTGCAGAC